The Patescibacteria group bacterium DNA segment TAGGTTATTTAAATCCTGAAGTTAATGTTTTAGTTTTTAGTTTAATTTTATTTTTTACTTTGATTTTAAGCTGGCAAAAATTAGAATACGGAATTTACATTATTTTAGCTGAGTTATTTATTGGTTCAAAGGGTTATTTATTTTTTTTACCAGTTGGTGAAAAAATGATTTCCTTGCGGATTGCTTTATTTGTGATAATGATGTTGGTTTGGGGATTAAAACTAATTATAGTTTGGTTTAAGAAACATTCTTGGCCTGATAATTTTTTTGAAATTAGAAAATCTAAATTTTTTAAATATTATTTAATTTTGGCTTTATGTTTAATCTGGGGTGTAGTTTGGGGGTTAATTAGAAAAAATAGTTTAAGCAATCTATTTTTTGATTTTAATGGTTGGTTATATTTTATTTTAGTTATACCATTTTTTGATATTATTAAAACTGAACAACATATTCAAAATATATTTAAAATTTTATCAGCTAGCTTGTTGATAGTTTGTTTTAAAACGGTATTTTTATTCTGGGTTTTTACTCATAACTTAGTTTGCTGGATGCAACCATTATATCGTTGGATGAGCGACAATTATATTGGTGAAATTAGTCTGATGAGTTATGATTTTTATCGTGTTTTTATTCAATCACAAATTTTTGTTTTAGTTGGTTTTTTTGTATTTTTGGTTGTTAGTTTGCGTTTTTTATTTAAACAAAACAACGGCTGGTTTAAAAATAAAAATTTGGCTTACGTTCTAACTGTTTTAAGCAGTTTAACTTTATTGATTAGTTTTTCGCGCTCTTTTTGGGTGGGTCTATTGGCTGGTATAATTTTATTGTTAATTTTAAGTAAAAAAGCGTGGCCACAGATTAAAATTAGTTTAGTAAAAATAGTTTTAGTTTTAATTTTAATTGCAGTTAGTAGTGCAGTTTTGGCCTTAGGTCTAGCTAATTTGCCCAAACCTTCTGGCGAGGTGGTTTCCCTGACCAGTTTAGTCGAGAAAAGACTAACCCAAAACGAGGTGGCTGGTATGAGCCGTTTAAATTTAATTCAACCATTATTAAAAGCTATCGCTAAACATCCGGTGATTGGTTCGGGTTTTGGGCAGACGGTAACTTATCAATCCTTAGATCCTAGAAATTTAAAAGATAATTCTGAAGGTTGGTACACAACTTTCGCTTTCGAATGGGGTTATTTTGATATTTGGTTAAAAATTGGTTTGGTTGGATTGATGGTTTATTTATTTTTAATCTGGCAGATTATAAAAAGTGGCTGGCAAAATAGGTCAATTTTAAATATAAGTTTAATTCTAGGTTTAGTCGCGGTTTTAGTTACTAGTTTTTTTAGTCCGTATCTAAATCATCCCTTGGGGATTGGTTATTTAATTTTATGTTCAGTTATTTTTGAAAAATGAAATTACCAAATTTAACATCAAGATTTTATATTTTTTTTAGTCATAAAGTTTTCAAAAAATGGAAATCAACCCTACGGGGTTTATATTATAGTTTAACTAAGTTGATTTATTATGGTACTTTTGATATGTTTGCAGCAGTGGATATAGAGACCATTAGTAGTTGTAATTTAAAATGCCATTATTGTCCGACAGCTTATTATGATCGTGGTCAGCATTTAATGTCAGAAAATTTGTTCAAAAAAATTATTGATGAATTGGCTGAAATTAGGTTTAGGGGTAGGATTTCACCACATTTTTATGGCGAACCATTATTAGATGATAGATTGTCTAAATTATTATTATATGCTCGACAAAAATTACCACAGGCCGATATTATTATTCATACCAATGGTTTGTTATTAACTAAAAAAAAGTTTGATGAATTTTTAAAAAATAAAGTTGATGGATTTGTAATTACCCTGCACAATGATTTAGTTAAAAATAAAATGGATCAATTTTTTAAATTATTAAATAAAAAAGAAAAACGTAAAATCAGAATTTTAAAGCCCGAAAAAATGATTTTATTTAATCGCGGTGGATTGGTTAAAATAACAAGAGCACATAAAATAAAAAGATGTTTTTATATACGCGATGAAATAGCCATTAATTATGGCGGTGAAGTGGTTTGTACTAATGATTTTTTGGCTAAATATAGTTTTGGTAATGTTAAAAATCAATCATTGACGGATATTTGGCATAAACCCAAATTTAAACAAATCAGACGAAATCTTTTAAAAGGAAAACCGGCCATGAATATTTGTCGAAATTGTTTGAAATAAAAAACCCCCGAACGTGATTAGTCCGGAGTAGGTTTTATTCGATCCAACATTAATTTATCAAATTATTTATGTCAACAACTAAAGTCGCTATTAGTTTGGTTACCTGGAACGCAGTCAAATATCTGCCATGGTGTTTGGATTCAGTTTTAAATCAAACTTTCAAGGATTATGAAATTTTAATTATTGATAATGCCTCGACTGATGGCACAGTTGATTTTATTCGACAAAACTATCCGAATTTAAAAGTAGTAGTTAATAAAAATAACTTAGGTTTTAGTCAGGCACACAATCAAGCGATTCATTGGACCGAAAGTCAATATGTTTTATGCTTAAATCAAGATGTAATTTTAGAGCCAGATTTTTTACAACAAGCCATTGATTTTTTAGATCACAATTCAAAGATTGGGAGTTTAACTGGCAAATTATTAACTTGGAATTTTGACGAATCTAGCATCTTGCCCAAAATTACCAAAAGTGGTAAGTTAGACAGCGCGGGTCTAGTCATTCATAAAAATCATCAAATAGTTGATATTGGTCAGGGACGCAGAGATGGAGAACAATTTAAAACTGGTCAGGAAATTTTTGGAGTTTCTGGCGCTGCGCCAATTTATCGTCGTCAAGCCCTAAATGATGTTAAATATAAAAACGAATATTTTGATGAAAACTTTTTTATGTACAAAGAAGATGTTGATTTAGCTTATCGTTTAAGATGGTATGGTTGGTCGGCGGCATATTGGCCAGCAGTTGTGGCTTATCATCAACGGGGTGCCCAAGGTAAAGAAAATTTTAAAAGTACTCATCAGCATCGTTCAGTTAAGTCTGATTTTGTTAATTATCATTCCTATAAAAATCACTGGTATGTTTTAATTAAAAACGAAACGCTGAACAATATATTTGTTCATTTACCGCATATCTTTTGGTACGAATTTAAAAAGTTTATTTATTTAATTCTATTTGAAAAACAAACCTTAAAAAGCTTTAAAGAAATTAAAAAATATTGGCGTTTAATGTTAAATAAGCGGCACTATATTTTAAAAAATAAAAAAGTTGAATCTAAAGAAATAAGACAATGGTATGTATAAAGATGTAGCTATAATCATAGTAAATTATAAATCAAAAGGCTTATTGAAAAATTGTTTAAAGTCTATTTTTAGTGATTTGGAAAATACAACTTTAAATTACAGTGTAGTCGTGATTGATAATGATTCTCAAGATGATAGCGAACAAATGTTAATTCAAGAATTTCCTCGGACTGAGAGGATTTTTTTAAAAAATAATTTAGGCTACGCTCGAGCCGTTAACCTTGGTTTGAAAAAATTTCCAGCTAAATATTATTTTGTTTTAAATCCTGATACTCTGTTTTTAGAAAAAAAAGTTATTGAGCGTTTGTTTAATTTTATGGAGGCACATCCACGAGTTGGTTTGGTTGGACCGAAATTAATTAATCCCGACCGAAGTATTCAATATTCAGCTTGTCGTTTCCCTAACTTTTGGGTACCAATTTATCGTCGAACCAAATTAGGTAAATTAAAACGAGCGAGTCAAAAAATTGATCATTTTTTAATGCATGAATGGGATCATCGTGATACTCGAGAAGTTGATTGGGTTTTGGGTACGGGTATGTTTGTGCGCCATCAGGCTATGGAAGAGGTTGGTGGTATGGACGAAAGATTTTTTATGTATTTTGAAGACGTGGATTGGTGTCGGCGTTTTAAAGAAAAGAATTGGCCAGTTTATTATTTGGCTGACGTTGAGGTTATTCATTATCATGGCCGTCCTTCAGCTGAAATGACAGGTATTAAAAGTATTTTATTTAGTCGTGGCACGCGCATACACATTGCTTCTTGGTTAAAATATTTTTTAAAATATTGGCTTCATAAATAATTTTTTATGGATTATTATACCTTTCAGCAACAAGCAACTAATTTTTTAGACCAACAAATTAACCGGCCACGCTGGCGCAAAGTTAAAATTGGCTTAACGATTTTTTTCTGTTTAATTTTAATTTTAATTGGTTTTAGTATTAAAGATTTATTTTTAATTAAAAATGTTATTCAAAACAGTTTACAAGCTAAAGATTTAATTGTCACCGTGCAAAATGATTTAATGCGTCAGGATTATCAAGTTATTAATCAAAACATCGATCAGGCTGATTACATTTTAAATCAACAATTGTCGGCGCTAGATAGATTATTAATTTTAGATAAATTGCCGATGGTTAGGCGACAGGTTTTTTTAATTGAAAATTTTTTAATGTTAGGGCAAAACACGACACAAACTTTAAAAATAATTTTACCGATAGCAGATAATTTATTGCAAATTATTAGTCAAGCCCAATCATTAGAAAATGTTTTGCAAGATCAACGTTTAACAATTTTAAATTATTTAGAAGCGAATCATACACAATTAATTTTAGCAACTGAAAAAATTAATGTTTCTCAAGAATTAATTCAAATAATTGATGATTATTCAACCTTTAAACAAGCTGAAGAATTAATTGATGTGTATGTTAAAGATTTGAAATCAACCTATAAATTAGTTGGTCAAATAGTTGATTTTTTAAATATTGCGCCACAAGCCTTGGGTTATCCTCAAGAAAAAAATTATTTAATAATTTTACAAAATAATAATGAATTAAGACCAACGGGCGGTTTTATCGGTAGTTATGGAATTTTAAAATTACAAAATGCAGAAATCAAAGAATTGAAAATAGATGACGTCTATAATCTCGATAAATTAGTTGAGGGTGATTTAAATCAATCATCCCCAGAGCCTTTGTGTCAGCACGCGCATTGGTGTGATTGGTATTTACGAGATGCCAATTGGTGGCCAGATTTTCCCACCTCAGCTCAAAATATAATTCATTTTTATCAACTCGAAAGACAAGTAGCTAATTTAGACCTACAGCAAATTGATGGGGTGATAGCGATTAATCCAGAATTTGTAGTTAATCTAGTGGAATTAATTGGTCCGATTAAAATCAATAATATAGAATTCAGTAGTGATAATTTTGTTCAACTTTTACAAGAAGAGGTTGAGATGACATATTATGAAAAGGGCATTCCGCAGGCTGAGCGTAAGGAAATTTTAAATGATTTATACGCTTTTATTTTTAAACAAATTTTAAGTTTACCTTTGGAAAAATATTTAACGCTAGTTAATATTACACAGAATAATATCAATCAACGTAATTTAACTTTTTATTTTACGGATCAAAATTTACAAAATTATTTTGAACAACATAATTGTACGGGCGAAATAAAAAATTTGGCGGGAGATTATTTGATGTTGGTGGATACTAATTTACGTAGTTTAAAAACCGATCGTTTAATTCAACGTCAAATAAATTATCAAGTTTATCCCGATGAAGATGATTTGATAGTGCAACTAAAAATTCATTATACTAATTTGGGTCAAAATGAGGATTGGCAAACCGATGATTATCGAAATTATGTTAGAATTTATTTACCCAAAGATATAGGATTAATTGACAGTTATGGTTTTATAAAAAATGAAGGTACGCCAGCCTCAGCTGAGCCTTTAATATATACAGAAAATAATAAAACCGTTTTAGCTGGTTTAATTATGGTTCCCTTGGGTCAAGAAAAAGAAATCGGATTTACATATCGTTTACCAAAAGAAATTAGTCAATTTAAAGATTATAATTTATATATTCAAAAACAATCGGGTATGCAAAATGTAAGTCTAAATGTTGATTTAAAATTTAATAAAAAAATTAGTCAAACTAAGGCTACAGATGTGTATATTCAGCAAATCAATCAACAACAAGTTAAAATTGAAAATAATTTAAAACAAGATTTGGCGATTGAAATAAATTTTTAAATTTGCTATAATACAAGACTATAAAAATTAAACTTATGTTTAGTAAAAAAATAGGTATTGATTTGGGGACAACTAACACTTTGGTCCATATTCCCAAACGTGGGGTGGCAATTAACGAACCATCGGTCATTGCTATTTCTAAAATTGATAAAAAAATATTAGCCGTAGGCGAAGAAGCTAAAGACATGTTGGGTCGCACACCAGATTCAATTATTGCTTCTCAACCCATGAAAGATGGAGTAATCGCCGATTATCGAGCCACTGAAGCTATGTTAAAATATTTTATTAATAAAACTTTAACCGGTTTTCGTTTTTTTCGTCCCGAAGTGATGGTCTGTACACCCGGCGGTGCGACTTCAACTGAAAAACGGGCGGTGATTGATGCGGCCATGGCGGCGGGGGCTAAAGCGGCTTATATTATTAAAGAACCAATTGCGGCAGCCATTGGGGCTTCTATTCCAATTGGATCAGCTTCAGGACATATGATTGTAAATATGGGTGGTGGAACTTGCGAAATTGCTGTTATTTCTTTGGGCGGTATTGTAGCTAGCAGCTCAATTCGAGTCGCTGGTAATAAATTTGATATGGCTATTTTAGAACACGTGCGTCGTCGCTATAATTTAGATATTGGCGAAGCGACCGCTGAACAAGTTAAAATTAATATTGGTTCAGCTCTTTTCTTAGAAAATAAATTAAAAATGCGAGTCAGGGGTCGCAATACTATTACGGGTTTGCCGTATACAGTGACAATTACTTCTAATGATGTAACTGAAGCTATTCAAATAGAATTAGAAAACATTATTTCTGCTATCAAAATGGTTCTACGGGATACGCCTCCAGAACTTTCGGCTGACGTGATGGATAAGGGTATTGTTTTAGCTGGTGGTTCATCACAGCTACGCAAATTAGATAAATTATTTTCTCAGGCTTTAAATATTCCAGTTTATATTGCGGATGAACCGATTTTATGTGTCATTCGAGGAATTGGTTTAGCCTTAGATAATTTGGATTCATACAAGAGAAGTTTGTTATCTAATAAATAAATATGGAAGGATCACCTGACTACAAATCACAACCTGATATTGAAAATGATAGAATAAATCAAGCTGATAAATTAATTAATACGGAAGAAAAATTAAAAGAACCAGAATCTTTTTGGTTAAAAAATTTTGAAAAACTCAAAGAAAAAGCTAAAGAAATTTTAAAGAAGTCCTCGGCTAAAGCTAGGACTTTTGTGCTTTACGGTATGATTTGTTTGGCAACAGCTAGTCCAGAAGCAACCCTAGCTAAAGCTAAATTTAATATTGATAATGAAAAAAATATTTGGGAATTGTTTATTGATGATGAAGATGAAAAAAATAAAGAAGTCAAAGAGGGATATTGTTTGAAATTAGTTCCATTAAATGAAATTGGAATTGACACAACGAGTCATAAATTTCAATCACCGGTTTTTGAAAAAATAGACACTACAGCCGTAGAGATGTCTGGTGTTAATTATGAAATTAAAGATCGCCAAAGTTTTAATGATTTTGTTTCAGAGCAAGCAATTTTAAAATCAGAGGAATTAGGTTTTGAGCTCGACAAAATTACACCTCAAGAATTAATTTTACTCACAGCTAAAATCACGGAAGATAATTTAGAATACGAATACGGAGCAAATTGGCTTGATGCTGTAGTTTATTCGGATAGTATTGATCAAGAGATAAGTGAAATGCCCTTAGATCAAATGTTAATTAAAAATAAAAAGGGTGTTTGTCGGCATTATGCTGTTTTATATAAATTAATTTTTGATGAAATAAAAGAAATATCCAAATCGTCATATTTAGAAAATATTTTAGTTAAAGAGGTGCCGAATTTTAACATAATGCATGCGTATAATGTGGTTTTTGAATTACATCAAGATGATAAATCAACCACGATTAAAATGTCATTTTTAGATACAACCTTTGACGATAATTTGGGGAATTTTAACGATAATTTGGAGGCGGGAGATGAAGACCATGGGGGTAAAAGAGAAAATTTTTTGGGCACTACTTTTGGTACGGTTGAATTGTTTAATTTTAATGAACAAATTGATGTTTTGGACGCTTTTAAAGAATTTTACGTTGATTCGACAGATGTATATAATGAAATGGTAATTTCTAAATATGATTTAATTATGTATTATGCTGATCAAGAAATGGCTCAAGCGGTTTTATTTTCCGAGAAAAAAGATCCTGAGGGGATAGAAAAATCTTTAGAAATTTTACAGCGGGCTTGGGATGAATTTAAAAATGATGTGGTGGCACGAGATAAATATAATCCAAATTTTATTAGTTTAGAGGACAGATTGTTTGTAGATCGTAAGTTGGGAGATTATGTTAAATTATATTGGAGAGATATTCCAATAGAGATTTTAGATCCTATGATTAAAGAATCTATAGATATGGGCATTATAATGCCAGCTAGGTTTTTATTAACTAATCTACAAGAAGAAGCTTTAGTTTTGTCATCTAAAAAGGCCAGAAAAGAAAATCAAAAGAGAATAGATGATTTAGAAGGATATTTAATTGGGACTGAATTTAAATTTGCCATGGGATTGGATAAATCCAAAAAATAAGTTTATGCTGATTGGCATCGACCCCGCCCATCACGAAAGGTGGGGCGCGACGAGGATGTTTCAATGTTTGTTTTATCAAATAAGTTTAATTTTTAAAATAAGTTTATGTTTATCGGTATCGACGCTTCACGCGCCAATAAAAAACATAAAACCGGAGTCGAATGGTATGCTTATCATTTAATCCAAAATTTAAAAAAAATTGATTCACACAATCAATATTTTTTATATACCAACAAAAAATTAAAAGGCGAACTAGGCGATTGCCCGGCTAATTTTCAAGAGGTAGTTTTAAATTGGCCACCACGGTATTTATGGACGCAAATTAGATTATCTTGGGCTATGAAATTTAGCAAATACAAACCAGATGTTTTATTTATTCCAGCTCACACTATTCCAATTTTACATCCGAAAAATTCAATCGTGACTATTCACGATGTGGGTTTTGCGCGTTTTCCAAAATTATATAACTGGAAAGATAAATTGTATCACAACTGGACTTTAAAATTTATCAAAAAGCATGCTAAAAAAATAATTACAGTCTCCCAATTTTCCAAACAAGAAATCGTTAAATTTTATAAAATTAAGCCAGACAAAATCCAAGTTATTTACAATGGCTTTGATGCGGGCAATTATCAATCTGTTCAAGATAAAAACTTAATTCAACTAATTTTAGAAAAATATAGCATCACTCAACCTTATTTTTTAAATATCGCACGCTTGGAATATAAAAAAAATATTTTAGGCTTAATTAAGTCTTTTGAAATTTTTAAAAATAAATTTGAATCAGCCCAAAATTTTAAATTAATTTTAGTTGGCAATAGGGGAGCTGGCGCAGATCAAATTTTACAAGCTATTGAGAAATCAAAATTTAAAAAAGACATTTTAACTTTAGGTTGGCTTGACAGAAGAGATTTAAACTATTTAATGAACGGTTGTCGAGCTTTTATTTTTCCATCTTTATACGAAGGTTTTGGCATTCCAGTTTTAGAAGCCATGTCGTGTGGCGTACCAGTGATAACTTCTCGAGCAGCTTCATTACCAGAGGTGGTCGCAGATGCTGCTTTGTGTGTTGATCCAGAAAATTATAATGATTTGGCTCAAAAAATGTATCAAATTGATACAGATGAGAATTTGCGTCAAGAATTAATTAAAAAAGGTTTTCAGCAAATTAAAAAGTTTTCTTGGCAGGAATGTGCGCAAAGAGTTTTGGATGTGTTGACAAGAGATTAATTATGTGATAGGTTTATAACAATATTAAATAATATAAAAAGTTCTTTATAGAATACAATAAAAAAATAAGGAGAGAAGGCATAATGAAAAAATATTTCGTAAGCGAATTGGTGGCCGTTATTCTAACTGTTATACTGTATTTAATAACCAGATTAGTTTTTAAACTTAGTTATGAGATTTCAATGGGGGTAATATTCTTTTTTTCTCTACTCATATTAGCTAATTCTGAAGTTGAAATTGGGGCAGCCGATGGTGTCGTAACAATTGTTGTCGGTATTTTTATCGGCTTTGTTAATCCAATTGCGAGTATAATAGTTTTTTTGGGAACAATTACCGCTATAATTATAATGATAGCTTCGGTAAGTAGCGATAAGACTCTCAACTCTAGAATCAAAAAATTTTTCATTTTCATGACCTTGCTGGTAGAATTTATTTTTTTAGGAATGGCCTTTGATCAATTTCTACCAACGTTCTTATAGTTTTCTTAAAAACCGCTACAATGGCGGTTTTTTATTGTTTTAGACACATACATTTTGCACCCTCAAACCAAGGGCTTGATTAGGAGTTAGACCGTTTAAGGCACAATGTTCTAAATCATTGTAATACATATTCCAAAGTTTAATCTTGTATTTTAATTCTTCAAAACTATTAAATTTAACCTGGTTATAGAATTGTTCTTGATCGGTACGATGACTACGCTCTACGTGTCCATTTTGAGCAGGCTTACCAGGATCAATCAGATAATGTTGTATGTTTAATCTTTGACATTCTAAATCAAGTATGTGTAGGCGTGGATTAAGTGGATGGATACTTTTAATATAGCCCGTATAACGATTAGTGAAGATCGAAGCATTGTCAGTCTTGATAGCTAAGATTTTATGAGGGAAGTTTTGAATAACTTGATTAAAAAAATCTAGACTTAAATGATTGCCTTGGGCTTCATAGATTTTAATATAGCGCCAACGTGTAGCACAGTCAATAGCTGTAAACTGGTAAAAACGCCTAGAACCTAGTAATTGAGGCACATATTTAACGTCTATCTCAACTAAGTCACCTGGTTGTAGTTGTGCTTTAACATACTTGTATTTAACTTTACGCACACGATATTTACGTGTTAAACCCTCTGTTTTGATGATTTTACCAATAGTGCGATGATGAAGATGAATCCCTTGTTTATTTAAGCGCCAGGCTAATTTTTGAGCGCACAGACCTGTTTCTTGTCTTAACTCAATAACTTGTTCTTTGATTCGAATAGACGTCTCTTGGGGATGGCTTTTAGGGCGAGTTGACTTGTTGACTAGACCAGCTAAACCAGACTGTTTAAAGTTAGCTAACCAATACTTAAGAGTCCTTTCACAGAAGGGACAAACTTGAACCATATTTTTAATGGTAATTTTACCATCAAGGATTGGTTTAATCCAACGAAGTTTTTCTTCGATTGTTGATTTGGGCATAGTTTTAGACATGCCCCTAGTTTAGCAAAAAGTGCAATATGTGTGTACACATTACCTTATCCCCTTGACAAGAAAAATAATTTATGATAACATATAGATAGTTCGTTTAATGCCTGGATTATCCTAGGAGGGTAATTTCAGGAACAAAATGTTTCATTTAAAATTGTTCCCAGGAGGAACAAGGAGGTATTTCATGCTCGGAGAAGGTAAACTCAAACACACAGCAGTAGTTGTGCGTAGTTACAAAAACTCTCATGTTACGCAGCAAATTCGAAATCTGTTGAATATGGGTGTGGGAAAGATCTACGTGGTGGTTAAGAATACCGAGGATAAGGGGTCAACCAAGGGTTGGCTCAAAAAATATAAGAACGATCCTAGGTTGGAAGTCTTCGAGATGGAAGATGGATATACCTGGTGTAATGCGCTTAATGCGGCGATCTACAAGATTCAAATGGAAAATCTCTCTGAGAGATCCACTGTCGAGTTCGTGCTGAATCTGTCGGTAGAAACCAAGATCACCAAGAAACACCTGGTTACTATGTTGGACGTTTTGACTGACAGTCAACGCGTCGGCGTAGTAGGTAGTTCTTTTGTCGGTTACTGTCAGGGCAATCAGGTTAGTCTCGGGAGATCATACCGTCACCCCCGTAACACTGGGATGGTGATTAGATTTGAGGTGTTTAAAAAACTTCTCGGTCTATTCAACAACTTGTGTGATGACAAGGGCGGCATGGAGGATATCGAATTTATCCTTCGCATGTTAGTATACACCAACTATGAATACAGGATGCTCAATTTGGGTATCAAGCTCGTTGTAGGGGTGTATTACAATCAGGACACGAAGGAACAAAGAGAGCAATCTGCCATGGATCTGATTATTCAGATGTGGCGCAACACTTTTCCCAACAAAGACTCTGAGGGTCGTCTGCGCTTCGAAAATGCAATCGCAGAAATGGGACTCGAAGAAGCTTAAAGCTTTCTTTCGGTATAACGCCGTCGACAGTTTTGTCGGCGGCTTTTTATTATCTTGACAAGAAAAATAATTTAAAGTATAATTAAAAATTCGTATATATTCTTTATTAAGAAATTACGTGAATTCGTA contains these protein-coding regions:
- a CDS encoding O-antigen ligase family protein — its product is MKLLTQKTNYLKIGTIFLFLLFLEITSFVGYLNPEVNVLVFSLILFFTLILSWQKLEYGIYIILAELFIGSKGYLFFLPVGEKMISLRIALFVIMMLVWGLKLIIVWFKKHSWPDNFFEIRKSKFFKYYLILALCLIWGVVWGLIRKNSLSNLFFDFNGWLYFILVIPFFDIIKTEQHIQNIFKILSASLLIVCFKTVFLFWVFTHNLVCWMQPLYRWMSDNYIGEISLMSYDFYRVFIQSQIFVLVGFFVFLVVSLRFLFKQNNGWFKNKNLAYVLTVLSSLTLLISFSRSFWVGLLAGIILLLILSKKAWPQIKISLVKIVLVLILIAVSSAVLALGLANLPKPSGEVVSLTSLVEKRLTQNEVAGMSRLNLIQPLLKAIAKHPVIGSGFGQTVTYQSLDPRNLKDNSEGWYTTFAFEWGYFDIWLKIGLVGLMVYLFLIWQIIKSGWQNRSILNISLILGLVAVLVTSFFSPYLNHPLGIGYLILCSVIFEK
- a CDS encoding SPASM domain-containing protein; amino-acid sequence: MKLPNLTSRFYIFFSHKVFKKWKSTLRGLYYSLTKLIYYGTFDMFAAVDIETISSCNLKCHYCPTAYYDRGQHLMSENLFKKIIDELAEIRFRGRISPHFYGEPLLDDRLSKLLLYARQKLPQADIIIHTNGLLLTKKKFDEFLKNKVDGFVITLHNDLVKNKMDQFFKLLNKKEKRKIRILKPEKMILFNRGGLVKITRAHKIKRCFYIRDEIAINYGGEVVCTNDFLAKYSFGNVKNQSLTDIWHKPKFKQIRRNLLKGKPAMNICRNCLK
- a CDS encoding glycosyltransferase family 2 protein, coding for MSTTKVAISLVTWNAVKYLPWCLDSVLNQTFKDYEILIIDNASTDGTVDFIRQNYPNLKVVVNKNNLGFSQAHNQAIHWTESQYVLCLNQDVILEPDFLQQAIDFLDHNSKIGSLTGKLLTWNFDESSILPKITKSGKLDSAGLVIHKNHQIVDIGQGRRDGEQFKTGQEIFGVSGAAPIYRRQALNDVKYKNEYFDENFFMYKEDVDLAYRLRWYGWSAAYWPAVVAYHQRGAQGKENFKSTHQHRSVKSDFVNYHSYKNHWYVLIKNETLNNIFVHLPHIFWYEFKKFIYLILFEKQTLKSFKEIKKYWRLMLNKRHYILKNKKVESKEIRQWYV
- a CDS encoding glycosyltransferase family 2 protein, producing MYKDVAIIIVNYKSKGLLKNCLKSIFSDLENTTLNYSVVVIDNDSQDDSEQMLIQEFPRTERIFLKNNLGYARAVNLGLKKFPAKYYFVLNPDTLFLEKKVIERLFNFMEAHPRVGLVGPKLINPDRSIQYSACRFPNFWVPIYRRTKLGKLKRASQKIDHFLMHEWDHRDTREVDWVLGTGMFVRHQAMEEVGGMDERFFMYFEDVDWCRRFKEKNWPVYYLADVEVIHYHGRPSAEMTGIKSILFSRGTRIHIASWLKYFLKYWLHK
- a CDS encoding DUF4012 domain-containing protein, which gives rise to MDYYTFQQQATNFLDQQINRPRWRKVKIGLTIFFCLILILIGFSIKDLFLIKNVIQNSLQAKDLIVTVQNDLMRQDYQVINQNIDQADYILNQQLSALDRLLILDKLPMVRRQVFLIENFLMLGQNTTQTLKIILPIADNLLQIISQAQSLENVLQDQRLTILNYLEANHTQLILATEKINVSQELIQIIDDYSTFKQAEELIDVYVKDLKSTYKLVGQIVDFLNIAPQALGYPQEKNYLIILQNNNELRPTGGFIGSYGILKLQNAEIKELKIDDVYNLDKLVEGDLNQSSPEPLCQHAHWCDWYLRDANWWPDFPTSAQNIIHFYQLERQVANLDLQQIDGVIAINPEFVVNLVELIGPIKINNIEFSSDNFVQLLQEEVEMTYYEKGIPQAERKEILNDLYAFIFKQILSLPLEKYLTLVNITQNNINQRNLTFYFTDQNLQNYFEQHNCTGEIKNLAGDYLMLVDTNLRSLKTDRLIQRQINYQVYPDEDDLIVQLKIHYTNLGQNEDWQTDDYRNYVRIYLPKDIGLIDSYGFIKNEGTPASAEPLIYTENNKTVLAGLIMVPLGQEKEIGFTYRLPKEISQFKDYNLYIQKQSGMQNVSLNVDLKFNKKISQTKATDVYIQQINQQQVKIENNLKQDLAIEINF
- a CDS encoding rod shape-determining protein, which produces MFSKKIGIDLGTTNTLVHIPKRGVAINEPSVIAISKIDKKILAVGEEAKDMLGRTPDSIIASQPMKDGVIADYRATEAMLKYFINKTLTGFRFFRPEVMVCTPGGATSTEKRAVIDAAMAAGAKAAYIIKEPIAAAIGASIPIGSASGHMIVNMGGGTCEIAVISLGGIVASSSIRVAGNKFDMAILEHVRRRYNLDIGEATAEQVKINIGSALFLENKLKMRVRGRNTITGLPYTVTITSNDVTEAIQIELENIISAIKMVLRDTPPELSADVMDKGIVLAGGSSQLRKLDKLFSQALNIPVYIADEPILCVIRGIGLALDNLDSYKRSLLSNK
- a CDS encoding glycosyltransferase family 1 protein; the protein is MFIGIDASRANKKHKTGVEWYAYHLIQNLKKIDSHNQYFLYTNKKLKGELGDCPANFQEVVLNWPPRYLWTQIRLSWAMKFSKYKPDVLFIPAHTIPILHPKNSIVTIHDVGFARFPKLYNWKDKLYHNWTLKFIKKHAKKIITVSQFSKQEIVKFYKIKPDKIQVIYNGFDAGNYQSVQDKNLIQLILEKYSITQPYFLNIARLEYKKNILGLIKSFEIFKNKFESAQNFKLILVGNRGAGADQILQAIEKSKFKKDILTLGWLDRRDLNYLMNGCRAFIFPSLYEGFGIPVLEAMSCGVPVITSRAASLPEVVADAALCVDPENYNDLAQKMYQIDTDENLRQELIKKGFQQIKKFSWQECAQRVLDVLTRD
- a CDS encoding integrase core domain-containing protein, yielding MSKTMPKSTIEEKLRWIKPILDGKITIKNMVQVCPFCERTLKYWLANFKQSGLAGLVNKSTRPKSHPQETSIRIKEQVIELRQETGLCAQKLAWRLNKQGIHLHHRTIGKIIKTEGLTRKYRVRKVKYKYVKAQLQPGDLVEIDVKYVPQLLGSRRFYQFTAIDCATRWRYIKIYEAQGNHLSLDFFNQVIQNFPHKILAIKTDNASIFTNRYTGYIKSIHPLNPRLHILDLECQRLNIQHYLIDPGKPAQNGHVERSHRTDQEQFYNQVKFNSFEELKYKIKLWNMYYNDLEHCALNGLTPNQALGLRVQNVCV